A stretch of the Bacillus sp. B-jedd genome encodes the following:
- a CDS encoding helix-turn-helix domain-containing protein, whose translation MDTRSRAPYNKIKAFLVEKGIKHKEVAKLLKLTPNTVSKKLNGFGGDFSLSDAKLLHFKLGVPVAYFFEPSVPEKEHRKRNIS comes from the coding sequence ATGGATACAAGAAGTAGGGCACCTTACAACAAGATTAAAGCTTTTCTAGTTGAAAAAGGCATCAAACATAAAGAAGTTGCAAAATTGTTGAAATTAACGCCAAACACAGTAAGCAAGAAGTTGAACGGATTCGGTGGAGATTTTTCACTCAGCGATGCAAAATTGTTACATTTCAAATTAGGCGTACCAGTCGCTTATTTTTTTGAACCTTCTGTTCCTGAAAAGGAACACAGAAAGAGAAATATTTCCTAA
- a CDS encoding helix-turn-helix domain-containing protein, which yields MNTFGDRLKVLRGKMSLDELVTQLKKKYDTKISKSMLSRYESGDADPKLENVRILADFFNVSSDFLAGITDEPSTPFKPELTKKDERDIERELKKMIEGLNNKNSYAAFDGQTLDEMDDEDRELLIASLENSLRLAKRLAKEKFTPKKYRK from the coding sequence ATGAATACGTTTGGCGATAGGTTAAAAGTACTTAGGGGGAAAATGAGTCTCGATGAACTAGTCACTCAATTAAAGAAAAAATACGACACAAAAATAAGTAAAAGTATGCTATCGAGATATGAAAGCGGAGATGCCGATCCAAAGCTGGAGAATGTCCGAATACTAGCAGATTTTTTTAATGTATCTTCTGATTTTTTAGCAGGAATAACAGATGAACCATCCACTCCTTTTAAACCAGAGCTAACCAAAAAGGATGAAAGAGATATCGAAAGAGAATTAAAAAAGATGATTGAGGGTTTAAACAATAAAAATTCCTATGCTGCATTTGATGGTCAAACATTAGATGAAATGGATGATGAAGATCGCGAACTGTTAATTGCCTCATTAGAAAATTCTTTGCGCCTAGCAAAAAGACTTGCTAAAGAGAAATTCACCCCTAAAAAATACAGAAAATAG
- a CDS encoding DUF771 domain-containing protein, which produces MQQLEVSITVPIPDDTVLIKKVELKELKEQSLTGVYWSMQDLEKRINKKSEWIKENILYPTRFRKILDCEIGGFVYYPKNKGQTWSFHASKMAAFLDNNFSLIFRRDEVG; this is translated from the coding sequence ATGCAACAACTGGAGGTATCGATTACTGTTCCGATCCCAGATGACACGGTGCTTATAAAAAAAGTCGAATTAAAAGAATTGAAGGAGCAATCACTGACTGGCGTTTATTGGTCTATGCAAGACTTGGAGAAACGGATAAACAAAAAGTCCGAATGGATTAAAGAGAACATTTTATACCCAACACGATTCAGAAAAATACTAGATTGTGAGATTGGCGGGTTTGTTTATTATCCAAAAAACAAAGGACAAACCTGGAGTTTTCATGCTTCTAAAATGGCCGCATTCTTGGATAATAATTTCTCCCTAATATTTAGGAGGGATGAAGTTGGTTAG
- a CDS encoding AbrB/MazE/SpoVT family DNA-binding domain-containing protein has protein sequence MKSLGVVRKMDDLGRIVIPIEVRRTQGWETKQPLEMFTDGDALIIKPFGKDAEKQELLSKLYGHSDLTEEAETVLDEVIEFIKKG, from the coding sequence ATGAAATCGCTCGGCGTCGTAAGGAAGATGGATGATCTTGGCCGGATTGTAATCCCGATTGAAGTAAGGCGCACACAGGGCTGGGAAACGAAGCAGCCGCTTGAAATGTTCACGGATGGAGATGCGCTAATAATTAAGCCTTTTGGCAAGGACGCGGAAAAACAGGAACTGCTTTCAAAGCTTTACGGCCATTCAGACCTGACGGAAGAAGCTGAAACAGTGTTAGACGAAGTCATTGAGTTCATAAAGAAGGGATAA
- a CDS encoding phage antirepressor KilAC domain-containing protein — protein MQELITTTQSDNGEIIVSARELYDFLGVPTPYTMWFDRMADYGFTENQDFITKMLESTGGRPKQDHLIKLDMAKEIAMLQRSEKGKQARQYFIQLEKMWNSPEMIMKRALEFADKQVKALQVQLTEQKPKVLFAEALETSKSSILIGELAKLLKQNGIPIGQNRLFQWLRENSFLIRKHGESYNLPTQYAMDLKLFEIKKRTINNPDGSSRTTRTPKVTGKGQIYFINKFLEQKKA, from the coding sequence GTGCAAGAGTTGATTACAACTACTCAAAGTGACAATGGTGAAATAATTGTTAGCGCTCGAGAGTTATATGATTTTTTGGGAGTGCCTACTCCTTACACCATGTGGTTCGACAGAATGGCTGATTATGGTTTCACCGAGAATCAGGACTTTATAACAAAAATGTTAGAAAGTACTGGAGGACGACCAAAGCAAGATCATCTTATTAAGTTGGACATGGCAAAAGAAATAGCAATGCTCCAACGTTCTGAAAAAGGGAAACAGGCTCGACAGTATTTCATTCAACTTGAAAAAATGTGGAACAGCCCGGAGATGATTATGAAGCGGGCGCTTGAATTCGCGGATAAGCAAGTGAAAGCGCTTCAAGTCCAATTGACCGAGCAAAAACCAAAGGTACTATTCGCGGAAGCGTTGGAAACCTCCAAATCCTCAATCCTAATTGGTGAGTTGGCGAAGCTGCTAAAACAAAATGGCATCCCCATTGGACAAAACAGACTATTCCAGTGGCTTAGGGAAAACAGCTTTCTAATTCGCAAGCATGGAGAAAGCTATAACTTGCCGACCCAGTACGCGATGGATTTAAAGCTCTTTGAAATTAAAAAGAGAACCATCAATAATCCTGATGGATCATCGAGAACTACTCGGACTCCTAAGGTAACAGGTAAGGGTCAGATTTATTTTATTAATAAGTTTTTGGAGCAAAAAAAAGCCTGA